One Thalassospira marina DNA window includes the following coding sequences:
- the parC gene encoding DNA topoisomerase IV subunit A → MSTKSSDPGNAGQIRETRLADALSERYLAYAMSTIMSRSLPDVRDGLKPVHRRLLYAMRQLKLNPEQGFKKCARVVGDVIGKYHPHGDQSVYDALVRLAQDFAVRYPLVDGQGNFGNIDGDNAAAMRYTEARMTAVAAVLMEGLDEDAIDFRPTYDGEDQEPIVMPAAFPNLLANGAAGIAVGMATNIPPHNVDELCSGLIKLIDNPETSIAELVRCVPGPDFPTGGVLVEPRENILEAYATGRGSFRLRAKWEVEKMTHGLYQIVITEIPYQVQKAKLVERIADLMFAKKLPLLNDVRDESTDLIRLVFEPRSRAVEPEHLMEMLFKNTELEIRFGLNLNVLDADNTPRVMNLREVLRAFLAHRQEVLVRRSQHRLEKINHRLEVLDGYLIAYLNLDEVIRIIRFEDEPKTELMKAFGLTEVQADAILNMRLRSLRKLEEMEIKNEHSKLSEEKAGLEALLASEELRWSRIRDEVELTREKFGKKTELGKRRTEIGDAPQEIDVPLEALIEREPITVICSRMGWIRALKGHTTDISDLKFKDGDESRFAIKAFTTDKLLIMSSAGRCYTLGCDKLPGGRGHGEPIRLSIDLPQEHDIVSMNVHRPDGKLLVASSAGRGFLVAESDVVAQTKNGKQVLNLGSDETALIFLSVDKDHVAVLGDNRKLLIFPVEEIPEMTRGRGVILQKYRQGGLADLKLFNIEDGLSWTMGGSEGRTRTVTELAEWVGKRAGSGRLPPNGFPRSNRFE, encoded by the coding sequence TCGCTGCCTGATGTTCGCGATGGACTGAAACCGGTGCATCGTAGGCTGCTTTATGCAATGCGGCAGTTGAAACTTAATCCTGAACAGGGTTTCAAGAAATGTGCCCGTGTCGTCGGTGACGTCATCGGTAAATACCACCCGCATGGTGACCAGTCCGTTTACGACGCACTGGTCCGTCTGGCGCAGGATTTCGCGGTGCGTTATCCGCTGGTCGACGGGCAAGGGAACTTTGGCAATATCGATGGCGATAACGCGGCTGCCATGCGTTACACCGAAGCCCGCATGACGGCCGTTGCCGCCGTACTGATGGAAGGCCTAGATGAAGACGCGATCGATTTTCGCCCGACCTATGATGGCGAAGACCAGGAACCGATCGTCATGCCGGCAGCATTTCCCAACCTGCTGGCTAATGGTGCGGCGGGTATTGCTGTGGGTATGGCAACCAACATTCCGCCCCATAACGTGGATGAGTTGTGTTCAGGCCTGATCAAGCTGATTGATAATCCTGAAACATCGATTGCGGAACTGGTGCGTTGTGTTCCGGGGCCTGATTTTCCGACTGGTGGTGTGCTGGTTGAACCGCGCGAAAATATCCTGGAGGCTTATGCCACTGGTCGCGGTTCGTTCCGTTTGCGCGCCAAATGGGAAGTCGAAAAGATGACCCACGGTCTTTATCAGATCGTGATCACCGAGATTCCCTATCAGGTGCAAAAGGCAAAACTGGTGGAACGTATCGCCGACTTGATGTTTGCGAAAAAACTGCCGCTTCTTAATGATGTTCGCGACGAATCAACTGATTTGATCCGCCTGGTGTTTGAACCGCGTTCCCGTGCGGTCGAGCCCGAACACCTGATGGAAATGCTGTTTAAAAATACCGAGCTGGAAATCCGGTTTGGGTTGAACCTGAACGTTCTTGATGCCGATAACACCCCGCGCGTCATGAACCTGCGCGAAGTTTTGCGCGCCTTTCTGGCACACCGCCAGGAAGTGCTGGTTCGCCGTTCGCAGCATCGCCTTGAAAAGATCAACCATCGCCTTGAAGTGCTTGATGGTTATTTGATCGCCTATCTAAATCTCGACGAAGTCATCCGTATCATCCGTTTCGAGGATGAACCGAAGACTGAGCTGATGAAGGCCTTTGGGCTGACGGAAGTGCAGGCTGATGCCATTTTGAACATGCGTTTGCGTTCGTTGCGTAAACTTGAAGAAATGGAAATCAAAAACGAGCATTCCAAACTGAGCGAAGAAAAAGCCGGTTTGGAGGCGCTTCTGGCCAGTGAAGAATTGCGCTGGAGCCGTATTCGCGACGAAGTTGAACTTACCCGCGAAAAATTTGGCAAGAAAACCGAACTTGGCAAACGCCGTACTGAAATTGGCGATGCCCCACAGGAAATTGATGTTCCGCTGGAAGCCCTGATCGAACGTGAACCGATTACGGTTATCTGTTCGCGTATGGGCTGGATCCGCGCGCTGAAAGGCCACACAACGGATATTTCCGATCTGAAATTCAAGGATGGGGACGAAAGCCGTTTTGCCATTAAGGCATTCACCACGGATAAGCTTTTAATCATGAGCTCGGCCGGGCGCTGTTATACGCTGGGTTGTGATAAGTTGCCGGGGGGCCGTGGTCATGGTGAACCGATCCGACTGTCCATCGATCTGCCGCAGGAACATGACATCGTGTCGATGAATGTTCATCGCCCGGATGGCAAACTGCTTGTTGCGTCGTCGGCGGGCCGTGGCTTCCTGGTTGCCGAAAGCGACGTTGTTGCCCAAACCAAAAACGGCAAACAGGTGCTGAACCTGGGCAGCGATGAAACGGCATTGATCTTCCTGTCGGTGGACAAGGACCATGTCGCCGTTTTGGGCGATAATCGTAAATTGCTGATTTTCCCGGTAGAAGAAATTCCGGAAATGACGCGTGGCCGCGGTGTGATCCTGCAGAAATACCGTCAGGGTGGTTTGGCTGACCTCAAGCTGTTTAACATTGAAGATGGTCTTAGCTGGACCATGGGTGGCAGCGAAGGCCGTACGCGTACCGTTACCGAACTGGCTGAATGGGTCGGCAAACGTGCCGGTTCTGGTCGTTTGCCGCCGAACGGTTTTCCGCGGTCCAATCGTTTTGAATGA